DNA sequence from the Leptospiraceae bacterium genome:
GCCAACTGGATAGGGTAACTGATATTATTCAAAGAGTAAGAACTCTTACCGTTCAGGCTTCCAATGGTATCTACCAGGGAGATAAAGGTTTTGAACTGGAAGTGGCTATTGGAAAGGAAATTGACCAACACCTTCGGGCTCTTGTAGACATTGCAAATTCAAGGGATGCTACAGGTCAATTTGTATTTGGTGGGCATGTAGTCGAGCAGAGACCTTTTGATGCAGTAGATACCAAGCAGAAAAGTCTGAAGGGTGTGGAACTTAAAGAAGAGATTATCGGTGTTGAATACAGGGGAGATATTGGCGAACAACTTCGTGAGATTGAACGCGGAGAATATGTTTCGGTAACGACTCCCGGTAACAAGGTATTCTGGGCTACCAATATGAGTGTAACCAGCGGTGTTAATAATGCCGAATACCGTGCAGCAGCTGATAGTGTTATAAAATTGGATGGAGTAGAAGTTCGGATTTCTGCGGGTGATACTCTCGACGATGTAATTGATAAGATAAATAATTCTCCCCTCGAATTAAAAGCTTCCAAGTTAGGGGATGATACCATTTCTCTGGTTACCACTGTGCCTCACCAGATCTGGATGGAAGATGTGGGAGAAGGAACTGTTTTGAAAGATTTAGGTTTATTAGATCCGTCTAAATCAAATTCTCCAACAGCTTATGCAGATACAGCTACTGTTACCGGTCAGTCTATTTTTGATGTCCTGATTCAACTCAAATCTGATTTGACAAGCAAAGACCAGGAAAAAATTTCCGGTCGTGATTTGCAAAATATAGATCTCGCTCTGGAAAATATTTTACGGCATCGTTCCGTAACCGGTGCTAAGATGAATCGTCTCGAAGAGCATACCAAACGTATTGAAGTGGATAAGGGCTACATGACTGAGCTCTTAGCTAATAATGAAGGAATTGATTTTCCGGAAACCATTATGAATATGAAATGGTTACAGACTGTGCACGAATACGCTCTGAGTGTGGGTTCCAAGGTGATTCGCCCGACTCTAATGGATTTCTTGAGGTAAGTAAATTATAAGATGCCAATAAAAATTCAGACGAAACCTTTTGGGGAAATGCAGATTTCAGAAAAACAGATTTTGCATTTTCCGGAAGGGCTTATGGGCTTTGAAGAGCAAAAACAATTTGCTCTGATTGAAGAAAACGAAGAAACTCCCTTTAAATGGCTTCAGTCTCTTATGGATGAAGAGTTGGCTTTCATTGTAGTGCAACCCGAATTGTTTTTGACTGATTATGACCCAAAGCTTTCCTTCTCTGATTTACAGGCCCTGGGTTTGAGTCCTGAGAATAAAGGTTTTTTACTTCTAATCATCACGATTCCTTCGGATAAGCCCGAAGATATGACGGCTAATTTGCAGGGACCGATTCTTGTTAATCCACAAAACCACCTTGCTGCTCAGTATATCTCCAGAGATGAAAGCCACCAGGTACGATATAAGATTCTGCAGGAGCAGGAATCTATGGAGAAGGTCTAAGGTGCTTGTTCTTTCCAGAAGACTGAATCAATCGATTATGATAGGCAATGATATTGAATTGACTATCATAGATATTAAGGGAGACCAGGTTAAAATCGGAATTAAGGCACCGAGAAATGTTTCGGTTCACAGGGCGGAAGTCTATAAGGAAATCCAGGAAGAGAACCGTAAAGCTACCCAGAGCAATATTCGTCCGGAAGACCTGGGTAAGTTAGGAAACATATTCAAGAAGAAGGAAAGTGTTCAAAAAACCGAAACTCATTAATTTTTCAGGCTATATTTTTTTTGTTCTTTTTATTGTAATAGCTCTCAGTTCTTGTAAGACTTTTGCCAGGCCCGGCCTTAGTGCTTCTTCCAGCATTATTACTAAAAAATTTAAACCTTATACAAATACCTTTTCGTACCCTACAGATAGTATTCATTTTGCTTATTTAAGTGCTGCTGATTTTTCTTATACAGTTTCCTCCTGTCTGGATAGTTGGAAGTGTGTCCAAAACCTATTTGACTCCAATAGCAAAACTTATTGGGTTTCAGAAAAAAAACCGGAAAGAGAGTGGCTTATAGTTGATTTTGGTTCGAAAAGGTTAATGAACAAAGCCTATGTGGAATTTCCGGCAGGGAAGGAAGATTTGATTTCTGGTTTGGGTGTACAGGTTCAACTCCAAGAAAAATGGAAAACGATTGTCTATACAGAAAAACTTAAAAAACAAATTACTTTAGAACTTGGAAATATAGATGCAACTTTACTCCGTTTTGTCTTTAAGAAAAAACAGGATAGTTCAATAGTTATCTCGAATATTAAAGTTCTCCTGAATTCTTCCAATCTTACAGGCATTAATAAAAACCTTACGGGCTATGTTTTTCCTGTTCCGAATGGACTGGTGCCGGAAGGAGACTACTCTTTACCGGGGGCTCCAAGAGCATATAGAAACGGTATCCATAAAGGGGTTGACATTATAGAAAAAACTATTGAAGAAGGGCAGAAAGCTCCTTTAACCGAGGAAGATGTTGTTGTTGCCACAAACGATGGCATCATTGTTCGTGCCGATTTGAATTATCTGCCTATAACTATGGAGGAATATACAGGTATAACTTCTTATAATCAAACCCACAGGGTTACTTTTGTTGATAGAGATTTTGGAGGAAGGCAAATCTGGTTGGATCATGGAAATGGGGTTATGAGTTCTTATAATCACCTATCTTTCATAGCAAAACACATTCAGGTAGGCACGAAAGTTAAAAAAGGGGAAATTTTGGGAAGGGTTGGAAATTCCGGATTGCGAAGTGAAGCCGAAGGGACTAAAAGTCAAATCCACCTGCATTTTGAGCTCTGGGTGAATGGTGAATTCGTAGGAAAAGGGATGCAGGGAAGGGATTCCAGAAAATTTTTACAGCTATTTTTTACGGAGTACTGATATGGCGAAGACTTATTCAAATGGACAGGTAAAAGAAATCTTCTCAGGGAATAAATTATTCTTCTCATTTGTTGCAGTTGTTTTATTACTACTTATCCTCTGGCTAAATCCATTTGTCATCATTGATGTGGGATTTCGAGGAGTCGTAAAGAATTTTGGAAAACCCTCTGATATAATTTTAGGAGAGGGGCTTAATTTTAGAATTCCGATTGTCCAGAGTGTTGTGGAACTCGATATACGGGTGAAAAAAAATGAAACGGAAGCCAATGCTTCCTCTAAGGATCTTCAGAAGATAAATACGGTTATTGCTTTAAACTATCACTTGAATCCGGAAAAGCTTCATCTCCTTTTACAGCAGGTAGGGGAAGCTTATGAGAGAAATATTATAGACCCGGCAGTTCAGGAGGTTGTCAAGCAGGTGACAGCTCAGTATGAAGCCAATCATCTGATTACTATGAGAGCGGAGGTAAGTCATCTAATAAAAGAAACTTTATCAAAAAGGCTGGATAAGTATTTTATTTTAGTAGATGATTTTTCTATCAAAGACTTTCAATTTTCCAAGGACTATGCGGAGGCCATCGAAGCCAAGCAGAAGGCCGAGCAGTTAGCCAAAAAGGCTGAAAAAGAGTTGCAGAGAGTTGAAGCTGAAGCCAAACAAACGGTGACAACTGCTAAGGCGGAAGCCGAAGCTCTTCGCCTGAAAAATCAGTCTTTGAGTCCCATGCTTTTAGAACTCAGGGCAATCGAAAAATGGGATGGCAAGCTTCCTGAATATATGGGTTCCGGGGGAGTAGTCCCCTTCGTAAATATTCAGAAGAAAAAATAAGAAAGTATCTTTTCTAAAAGAGCTATTCTTTCCCGAAAGTGAAACTACCGGTATGTCCGGCATGTGAATCCTATAATTTTTTAAAATAACTTAATTATTTCTTGATCTATAGAGAAAATCCTTATCTTAGCTTGTTAATAAATTATTGACCGGAGTAGAAAAAGGAGAAGGAATGGTCATGAAAAGGTTCAGATCCTATTTTATTAGGTGTATTTTATTATGTACTTCTGTATTTTTAATAACCTGTCATTCGGAAAAAAGGATAAGGCAGGATCAAACTAATCTTCTAATTCCCCTTTTATTTCAGGAGGAAAAACCAAAATGTCCTGGCTTATGGGCACTCAATTTCCAGACAAATCTATACCGCTGTGTGGAGGCTAAGAAGATAGCCGACTTCTCGGAAGTCGAAATCTATATGGAAAAGGAGCTTCTAAAAAAGCAGGAAGAGGGACTTTATCCTTCAATCAATTATCAACAGATCGGGGAAGCATTTCAGAATAAGATAAAACCACAATTAGAAACTACATTTGGTGTGGTCTCGGATGTAGATAGAAATAATAAAATAACTATTTTTATTTTGAATATTAATCCCGGAGGAAATCTTGGAAGTTTTATAGCCGGCTATGTGGATCCGGTGAATATAATTGAAGATCCGGGTGTTGGAAAAGATATGAGATCTAATATGCAGGAAATCATATATTTAGATGGTGTTCTCTTGCCTCAGTTAAGAGAAAAGACTTTGCAAAAAGGAGAAGCCGATTCTATTTTATCTGTTCTGGCACATGAGTTTCAACATTTAATTCGAGTTCAACATCAATTTGGAAGAAATAAACTTCGAGCAATAATTCCTCTTCCGAGAACGGAAGCTGAAAAAACAGAGTTTAACAGGACTGTGAGTTTTGATGATACCTGGATAAATGAAGGTATGAGTGAACTGGCAAGTGATCTGGCAGGCTATGGTCCGCAAGTTTCCCGTTTGCATTGTTTTTATGGAAGCAGTGAAGGTGGATGTAGCAATGGATTTATTGGAAAATCCTTGTTTAAGTGGTCTTCAACAATTCTGGATTATTCCTTTGCATATACATTTATGAAATTCTTATATGAAAACGCGGGCCTAACGAGTGAGGAGAGAAATGAATTTTTAAAAGATAGTATAGAAGGAAGAAAATATGGTTTTCGTGGAAACACATCCGAGAAATTTTTCGAGCTATACAAATACACAAACCGTTATAATGCTCAACTCTTAGGTGATGATTCTGAATCAATTTTTCGTTCATTATATGCAACTTTTTTATCTCACACCTTTTCTTTTTCTCATAATTCAATTATGAACTATAATGATTCAGGAGAAACTTCGATCTCTAACTTATTAGAAAAGTATAATTATCCAAAAGAGCTAAAAGACTTTGCTGAAAAATATTCTCGTCTAAAGCCACAGGAAAAAAGCAGTTTTACTCTGTATGCTTCGGAGGTTTATCGGATAAAAGGCACAGCGAAAAATAGCCTAAGTAATTCAGTTATCGTGCAGGGAGAATCGGAATTTTTTGTATTTAATCCGAGTTTTCAGTCGGAGAACTCTTTTTCCGAAAAAGTTGAATTAAAAAATTTAAACGAAACAGAACCGTGCGCCGAGAAGAGCATACAGGAAAATTGGATACGATATAGTTTAGCTTCTCAGGCTTACTACTACGGGTTCAGAAAGCAAATGCTTTCTGAACTTTGAGTATATTGTTTTACTTAAACAGCATTTTCGAGTTTGACTAAATTAGCTTTTGCTATTGCCAGGCTTTCTATATTGAAATCCTTTGACATTTGTTTTCTTCTTTCATTGGCATTTTCTTTCAAGTTTACAATGGAGCGTTCTAATAATAGTCCGGTTAATAATCTTGCATTGGTTTCTACGACTTCAAAAGAATAGTATTCCTTTTCTTTTAGCTCTTTATATAAATTTATAGAATTTTCTAACATGCTGAATATATTTTTGCTGAGTTCAGAAGCTTCTATTTGCTTCATAAGTTTAACTAAATAGTCTCTAAGAATTCCTTTTTCCGTCATACCGGAAATGATTCCACCGATGGATGCTATAACCTGTAGTTGTGTAGTTCCTTCATAGATAGTCAGGATACGTACATCCCGATAAAGTTTGGCTACATCAAACTCTTCTGTAAAACCAACACCACCATGAACTTGCATAGAATCATAGGCAATACGGTTACCCATTTCAGAGCAATAGTATTTGCAGATAGGTGTAAATATAGAAGCTAATTTTTCCCAATATTTTATTTTTTCATCTTTTCTGATTTCTCTATCGGAAGCACCTCTTTCTTCTAATCTATCCTGTCTCCAACGATACATATCTATAGAAAAGGCAGCTTCCATATTCAAACAACGCATAGCAACTATTTCTCTCTCCATGCGGTCGAGCATTTTTTTTACAGCGGGTATATCCTGTATTAGTTTACCAAATTGCTCTCTTTCTGAAGCATACTTCTTTGCTTCTTCATAGGCGGCGGTGGCTACACCGACTCCGAACATTCCGGTTCCGAGTCTGGCTGCGTTCATCATTCCCATTGCGTATTTGGTTAAACCGTATCCTTCTTCTCCGATTATCTCTCCAATGGAGTTTTCGTAAACAATTTCACAGGTCGGAGAAGACTTGATTCCTAATTTATGCTCTATACCTGCTACCTGAACTGTTTTTCCATCCACTACGAAAAAGGAAAGTCCTCTGGCTCCATTCTTGGCTTCCCCGGTTCTTGCCAGGGTTAATATGGCTGCCGGAAAATTTGACATTCCACATCCGTGGGTAATAAAACGTTTGGTTCCATTTAAGAGATAGGTTCCATCTTCCTGTTTGATAGCCTTTGTCATAACGCTACTTAAATCTGAGCCATAATTTGGTTCCGATAGAGCCATTGCACCGGTATATTCGGAAGCTACCATTTTGGGAATCCATTTATCTTTTACTTCTTTGGAAGCAAATTTTTCAATAGTTTCAGCTAAATTTAACATGGAAATAGACATTCCGAAAGCCACATCTGCTCTTGAAAGTAATTCCATTATGATAGAAAAAACCGTTACAGGAAGACCGAGTCCTTTATACTCGCGTTTTAAAGTGAAAGGGAGTAGTCCTGCATCTTTCACCATATTCCAGAGCTTTACCATTTCTTCTGAAAAGATGACCTTACCATCCTCTAAAGTAAGGCCTTTCTTATCCATTTTAGCAGCTTCTTGAGAAACGTAGTTGCCTGTTATATCTCCAAAAGATTCTAAAACCTGGTAGTAGTATTCTTTGGCTGAGTTATAATCCTGTGGTGCAAGTGCATACTGTTCTTCACCGGTTTGAGAATACTTTTTCGCATCTTCAAAGCCATTTTCGTATTCATCGATAACTTCCTGGAACTTAATCAGATACTGAAATTGCAGTTGTAGATCGGCATTATCTGTGAAATAGTTATTTTTAATCATTATCTATACCTCAAAGCTTCAAGCTTTCTTAGAAATTAGTTTTACTATATTATCTTTGCCAAGAAGCACATTGGCCGTGCTCAAACCACCCATTAATGCACCTGACACTCCGGGAGAAGATGTGTCGGTTCCGGTCAGATAAAAACCTTCTAAAGGCGTTTTTACTTCAAACCAGGGTGTTTTTTCTTTTTGGTAACGTTCCGGAACACAGGGGAGTCCGTAGATGGTTCCTTTTACGTGAGAGGTGAAATGCTCATTACTCAGAGGAGTTGACAGTTCTACATATTCTATCATGTCTTTAAAACCGGGATACTTTGTATCCACAACCTGTATTAATTTATCAGCGATTATTTTCTTAAGGGATTCATATTCTTCCCCACGTTTCTTCCAGGGTAAGTCTTTCCATCTGGCAAAGACTTCATAGTCCATAAAGGTAATAATGTCTGCCGTATGTGATTTGGCTTCCGGATTTTTTAGACTGGGGAAGGAGAGATAAGCTACGGGTGGTTCCCCTCCTTCTTCATACCAATTTTTCTTTTCTGTAACGACTTTGTCGTGTTCATAGGAGCTATAAATCCAGTGGTTTTCTCCATTAAAGCCAAGTTTTCTCGGATCGTCTGAAAGTCCTATATAGGCTGTAACACTGCTGACTGTAAAAGTCTGGGCATTGAAAAATTTCCTTAAGTCTTCCCGGAAGGCTATAGGATAAGACTGGGGAATGAGTTTTAAATAGCTCGAGTAAGCTCCCGTATCAGAAACAATTACAGGTGCATAAAAATTTGTATAAGAGCCTCTATTTTCACCTCGAAGTAGTTTTACTTTAACTCCTATCGCTTTATTCTGTTCTATTAGAACTTCTTCGACTTCGTGTGAGCTTAAGACTTTACCACCTTTTTCTTCGATTATGGGTTCTATAAATTTAAAAATATTGCCGGAGCCCCCTACCGGAAAGTATCCTCCATTCATATAGTGTTGAACAACCTGGGCATGAATCGCAAACGATGCAAGATGTGGAGGTAGGCCATAATTTCCCCATTGA
Encoded proteins:
- a CDS encoding acyl-CoA dehydrogenase family protein; amino-acid sequence: MIKNNYFTDNADLQLQFQYLIKFQEVIDEYENGFEDAKKYSQTGEEQYALAPQDYNSAKEYYYQVLESFGDITGNYVSQEAAKMDKKGLTLEDGKVIFSEEMVKLWNMVKDAGLLPFTLKREYKGLGLPVTVFSIIMELLSRADVAFGMSISMLNLAETIEKFASKEVKDKWIPKMVASEYTGAMALSEPNYGSDLSSVMTKAIKQEDGTYLLNGTKRFITHGCGMSNFPAAILTLARTGEAKNGARGLSFFVVDGKTVQVAGIEHKLGIKSSPTCEIVYENSIGEIIGEEGYGLTKYAMGMMNAARLGTGMFGVGVATAAYEEAKKYASEREQFGKLIQDIPAVKKMLDRMEREIVAMRCLNMEAAFSIDMYRWRQDRLEERGASDREIRKDEKIKYWEKLASIFTPICKYYCSEMGNRIAYDSMQVHGGVGFTEEFDVAKLYRDVRILTIYEGTTQLQVIASIGGIISGMTEKGILRDYLVKLMKQIEASELSKNIFSMLENSINLYKELKEKEYYSFEVVETNARLLTGLLLERSIVNLKENANERRKQMSKDFNIESLAIAKANLVKLENAV
- a CDS encoding NAD(P)/FAD-dependent oxidoreductase — protein: MNTSEQIQNYDIIFIGSGIGSLTAASLLAQFKDKKILILEKHFQPGGFTHEFQRRQNKYSWDVGIHYIGDLAEGSFLKRIFDVITGNKLQWQKMSEPFEKFVYPDKTFSVYGEPEKYISDLIKEFPEEEVAIRQYFKDVQKVSIHIGKYTMLRNSAPSLDSISKLVSPDGSIRTLKDYYDTHFKSDRLKGILTSQWGNYGLPPHLASFAIHAQVVQHYMNGGYFPVGGSGNIFKFIEPIIEEKGGKVLSSHEVEEVLIEQNKAIGVKVKLLRGENRGSYTNFYAPVIVSDTGAYSSYLKLIPQSYPIAFREDLRKFFNAQTFTVSSVTAYIGLSDDPRKLGFNGENHWIYSSYEHDKVVTEKKNWYEEGGEPPVAYLSFPSLKNPEAKSHTADIITFMDYEVFARWKDLPWKKRGEEYESLKKIIADKLIQVVDTKYPGFKDMIEYVELSTPLSNEHFTSHVKGTIYGLPCVPERYQKEKTPWFEVKTPLEGFYLTGTDTSSPGVSGALMGGLSTANVLLGKDNIVKLISKKA
- the csrA gene encoding carbon storage regulator CsrA; its protein translation is MLVLSRRLNQSIMIGNDIELTIIDIKGDQVKIGIKAPRNVSVHRAEVYKEIQEENRKATQSNIRPEDLGKLGNIFKKKESVQKTETH
- a CDS encoding flagellar hook-associated protein 3; translation: MRITNQMINNTLLSNLNRHQVNMDEVENQLATGMKIRRPSDEPAAAVNQMYFRSRLHELDQFGKNVVDGQNRLQMVDGQLDRVTDIIQRVRTLTVQASNGIYQGDKGFELEVAIGKEIDQHLRALVDIANSRDATGQFVFGGHVVEQRPFDAVDTKQKSLKGVELKEEIIGVEYRGDIGEQLREIERGEYVSVTTPGNKVFWATNMSVTSGVNNAEYRAAADSVIKLDGVEVRISAGDTLDDVIDKINNSPLELKASKLGDDTISLVTTVPHQIWMEDVGEGTVLKDLGLLDPSKSNSPTAYADTATVTGQSIFDVLIQLKSDLTSKDQEKISGRDLQNIDLALENILRHRSVTGAKMNRLEEHTKRIEVDKGYMTELLANNEGIDFPETIMNMKWLQTVHEYALSVGSKVIRPTLMDFLR
- a CDS encoding prohibitin family protein; protein product: MAKTYSNGQVKEIFSGNKLFFSFVAVVLLLLILWLNPFVIIDVGFRGVVKNFGKPSDIILGEGLNFRIPIVQSVVELDIRVKKNETEANASSKDLQKINTVIALNYHLNPEKLHLLLQQVGEAYERNIIDPAVQEVVKQVTAQYEANHLITMRAEVSHLIKETLSKRLDKYFILVDDFSIKDFQFSKDYAEAIEAKQKAEQLAKKAEKELQRVEAEAKQTVTTAKAEAEALRLKNQSLSPMLLELRAIEKWDGKLPEYMGSGGVVPFVNIQKKK
- the fliW gene encoding flagellar assembly protein FliW, which encodes MPIKIQTKPFGEMQISEKQILHFPEGLMGFEEQKQFALIEENEETPFKWLQSLMDEELAFIVVQPELFLTDYDPKLSFSDLQALGLSPENKGFLLLIITIPSDKPEDMTANLQGPILVNPQNHLAAQYISRDESHQVRYKILQEQESMEKV
- a CDS encoding M23 family metallopeptidase, whose product is MITKKFKPYTNTFSYPTDSIHFAYLSAADFSYTVSSCLDSWKCVQNLFDSNSKTYWVSEKKPEREWLIVDFGSKRLMNKAYVEFPAGKEDLISGLGVQVQLQEKWKTIVYTEKLKKQITLELGNIDATLLRFVFKKKQDSSIVISNIKVLLNSSNLTGINKNLTGYVFPVPNGLVPEGDYSLPGAPRAYRNGIHKGVDIIEKTIEEGQKAPLTEEDVVVATNDGIIVRADLNYLPITMEEYTGITSYNQTHRVTFVDRDFGGRQIWLDHGNGVMSSYNHLSFIAKHIQVGTKVKKGEILGRVGNSGLRSEAEGTKSQIHLHFELWVNGEFVGKGMQGRDSRKFLQLFFTEY